From a single Lolium rigidum isolate FL_2022 chromosome 7, APGP_CSIRO_Lrig_0.1, whole genome shotgun sequence genomic region:
- the LOC124678649 gene encoding mitochondrial intermembrane space import and assembly protein 40 homolog, with amino-acid sequence MGQDQSQPAAAAEEPSPLPAEPAPSQAPSPAPSSLEELAAEAMSFSEDNNDSIDVKVQKALECPCVADLKSGPCGSGFIDAFSCFLRSTEEEKGSDCVKPFIALQNCIKENPEAFSKEILEEEENDEEAEKSNLKVRAPAWSREAKPKL; translated from the exons ATGGGCCAGGACCAGAGCCAgcccgccgcggcggcggaggagccttcTCCGCTGCCCGCCGAGCCGGCGCCGTCGCAGGCTCCTTCCCCGGCGCCCTCCTCCCTCGAGGAGCTCGCCGCAG AGGCTATGTCGTTTAGTGAGGATAACAATGAC TCAATTGACGTGAAGGTACAGAAAGCTCTGGAATGTCCGTGCGTTGCTGATTTGAAAAGTGGACCTTGTGGCAGTGGATTTATCGATGCATTTTCCTGCTTCCTGAGGAGTACAGAAGAAGAGAAG GGATCAGATTGTGTGAAGCCCTTTATCGCATTGCAAAACTGCATCAAGGAAAATCCAGAGGCATTTTCTAAGGAGATTTTGGAAGAGGAGGAGAATGACGAGGAGGCTGAGAAGTCCAACCTGAAAGTTAGAGCTCCAGCATGGTCTAGAGAAGCCAAGCCAAAGCTTTGA
- the LOC124671555 gene encoding uncharacterized protein LOC124671555, which translates to MVSWSALPTDLGDTILRRLQHHVDRVRFGAVCREWRSCAQRNAAPSQFPWLALPDRTFYSLPDSAFQPLPLHLERHRQLPHAQSSCGEWFVFERRDGAYTLVNNFSMSTTMVLPRLPTEPSHAIGDPPPFMKKLVVCSPNLVAAVVGKLYALHDARCRLLRVSIGEDRDTGEPNVSGVDVLVEGTIWELIESPPPSPLQYLLESDGALLMVCRGDPNSDIQNPFMGGDSVHYVGLGLERATEFTVFKADLARSRWTELSSVGEDTVLFVQGWCSRAVRIPDRCKDYVTGDRIFFVSDAAARGYNNCPYYRKKFLQRFPGPASGRSSPCAVAGRERRRGRGAVGSVRACFNPLGDERILREALKEPVAFLGGVFAGLLRLDLNEDPLKEWVTRTVEASGIAEENGTEESDEGAQDDGPQQIEIE; encoded by the exons ATGGTGTCGTGGTCTGCGCTCCCGACGGATCTCGGCGACACtatcctccgccgcctccagcaCCATGTCGATCGCGTCCGCTTCGGCGCCGTGTGCCGCGAGTGGCGCTCCTGCGCACAGCGGAACGCTGCACCATCGCaattcccgtggctcgccttaccCGACCGGACCTTCTACAGCCTGCCCGACTCCGCCTTCCAGCCGCTGCCACTCCACCTCGAGCGCCATCGCCAGCTGCCGCACGCCCAGAGCTCCTGCGGCGAGTGGTTCGTCTTCGAGCGCAGGGACGGCGCGTACACGCTGGTAAACAACTTCTCCATGTCCACGACCATGGTGCTCCCCCGGCTGCCCACGGAGCCCTCGCACGCCATCGGCGACCCGCCCCCGTTCATGAAGAAGCTAGTGGTGTGCTCGCCTAACCTCGTCGCCGCGGTGGTTG GCAAGCTCTACGCCCTCCACGATGCCCGTTGCCGCCTCCTCCGCGTTTCCATCGGCGAGGACAGGGACACCGGCGAGCCAAACGTGTCCGGAGTGGACGTCCTTGTGGAGGGCACCATATGGGAACTCAtcgagtcgccgccgccgtctccgctgCAGTACCTACTCGAATCCGACGGCGCGCTGCTGATGGTCTGCAGAGGAGATCCTAACAGTGACATACAAAATCCGTTCATGGGCGGTGATTCCGTGCATTATGTAGGCCTAGGATTGGAGAGGGCGACCGAGTTCACGGTGTTCAAGGCCGACTTGGCGCGGTCACGGTGGACGGAGCTGAGCAGCGTCGGGGAAGATACGGTGCTGTTCGTCCAGGGATGGTGCTCCCGAGCTGTTCGTATCCCCGACCGGTGCAAGGACTACGTTACGGGGGACCGTATCTTCTTCGTGAGTGATGCTGCCGCCCGAGGCTACAACAACTGCCCGTATTACAGGAAGAAG TTTCTGCAGAGGTTTCCCGGTCCGGCTTCCGGTAGGAGCTCTCCGTGCGCAGTTGCTGGGCGGGAGAGGAGAAGGGGAAGAGGCGCGGTGGGCTCCGTGCGAGCGTGCTTCAATCCTCTCGGGGACGAGCGCATCCTCCGGGAGGCCTTGAAG GAGCCAGTTGCATTCTTGGGTGGCGTGTTTGCTGGTCTCTTGAGGCTTGACCTGAATGAGGATCCTCTCAAGGAGTGGGTGACTCGAACGGTGGAGGCTTCTGGAATAGCTGAGGAGAACGGCACCGAGGAATCTGATGAGGGAGCTCAAGATGATGGACCCCAACAAATCGAGATTGAATGA
- the LOC124675334 gene encoding probable LRR receptor-like serine/threonine-protein kinase RKF3, producing the protein MFRRRHPLLLLLAVCFLTTSLHSQPTPPQCPLNFTALRPFLAAPLPSDDASRCNFAVQSIRLLLSLHLAATGSFLVPANTTASSSCLPPLRAALPFTLPPPDACGLAGIDALLSTPGCANISTLADFDALVPASARRDMNASCNRELGPVPVCTGCTTSLSKAAAAYLLPGSPDGGNNVTGCVQYPFIYAGAAASPRGPDDPDTAFCLYLLKESAAPSSGSGTPAWLYGVIFGCVGFVLVVAAAAGSWFLVRRRRKRAAAAALAAARADSRSKRSQAMESITASTTLLKFTYDEIKAATGGFNRDSIIGRGGFGNVYKGVLPDGTEVAVKRFKNCSAAGDAVFAHEVEVVASVRHVNLVSLRGYCIASTQREGHQRMIVCDLMHNGSLHDHLFGAGECLMAWPLRQRIAIGMARGLSYLHRDTQPAIIHRDIKASNILLDDDFEAKVADFGLAKFAPEGMTHVSTRVAGTMGYVAPEYALYGQLTEKSDVYSFGVVLLELLSGKKAFISLSEGQSFVLADWAWSLVRTGKTIDVIQEGMAEPGPTKVMEKYVLVAALCTHPQLHARPTMEQVVKILEADSAPGPLIIPDRPLPVVANLADIERSVSSSGSGQLYSPSGFRSFIHRNEDATPESPNEA; encoded by the coding sequence AtgttccgccgccgccacccgctcctgctcctcctcgccgtctGCTTCCTCACCACCTCCCTCCACTCCCAACCCACGCCACCGCAATGCCCGCTGAACTTCACAGCGCTGCGCCCCTTCCTCGCCGCGCCGCTCCCCTCCGACGACGCCTCCCGCTGCAACTTCGCGGTCCAATccatccgcctcctcctctccctccaccTCGCCGCCACCGGCTCCTTCCTCGTCCCCGCCAAcaccacggcctcctcctcctgcctgCCGCCGCTCCGCGCCGCGCTCCCCTTCACACTCCCTCCGCCCGACGCATGCGGCCTCGCGGGCATCGACGCGCTCCTCTCCACCCCCGGATGCGCCAACATCTCCACGCTCGCCGACTTCGACGCCCTCGTGCCCGCCTCCGCCCGCAGGGACATGAACGCCAGCTGCAACCGCGAGCTCGGCCCCGTCCCTGTCTGCACCGGCTGCACCACCTCGCTCAGCAAGGCGGCAGCCGCCTACCTCCTGCCGGGATCCCCCGACGGTGGGAACAACGTCACCGGCTGCGTCCAGTATCCCTTCATCTACGCCGGTGCCGCagccagcccgcgcggccctgacgACCCGGACACCGCCTTCTGCCTCTACCTCCTCAAGGAGAGCGCTGCACCCTCCAGCGGGTCCGGCACCCCTGCTTGGCTCTACGGCGTCATCTTCGGATGCGTTGGCTTCGTGCtggtggtcgccgccgccgctggttcGTGGTTCTTGGTGCGGCGACGCCGGAAgcgggccgccgccgcggcgctgGCTGCGGCCAGAGCAGACAGCAGGAGCAAGCGCTCTCAGGCCATGGAGTCCATCACCGCCAGCACCACGCTGCTCAAATTCACctacgacgagatcaaggcggccaCGGGGGGCTTCAACAGAGATAGCATCATCGGCCGTGGAGGGTTCGGGAACGTGTACAAAGGGGTGCTTCCAGATGGCACGGAGGTGGCCGTGAAGCGCTTCAAGAACTGCTCCGCGGCTGGGGATGCCGTGTTCGCGcatgaggtggaggtggtggccagCGTGCGCCATGTCAACCTTGTCTCGCTCCGTGGATACTGCATCGCCAGCACGCAGAGGGAGGGGCACCAGCGGATGATCGTGTGCGACCTCATGCATAATGGCAGCCTCCACGACCATCTGTTTGGCGCTGGGGAGTGCCTCATGGCGTGGCCGCTCAGGCAGAGGATTGCCATCGGGATGGCACGGGGGCTCTCTTACCTGCACCGTGACACGCAGCCAGCTATCATCCACAGGGATATCAAGGCTAGCAACATTTTGCTTGATGACGACTTTGAGGCGAAGGTGGCTGATTTTGGACTGGCCAAGTTTGCGCCAGAGGGGATGACACATGTAAGCACACGGGTTGCTGGGACTATGGGTTATGTCGCTCCAGAGTATGCCCTCTATGGCCAGTTAACTGAGAAGAGCGATGTCTACAGTTTTGGAGTCGTGCTTCTTGAGCTCCTGAGTGGGAAGAAAGCCTTCATCTCTCTAAGTGAGGGACAGAGCTTCGTGCTCGCTGATTGGGCTTGGTCATTGGTGCGGACGGGAAAGACAATTGATGTGATCCAAGAAGGAATGGCTGAACCTGGTCCTACTAAGGTCATGGAGAAGTATGTACTCGTCGCAGCACTCTGCACACATCCACAGCTCCATGCCAGGCCAACAATGGAGCAAGTGGTGAAGATACTAGAGGCGGATTCAGCACCAGGACCTCTAATAATTCCAGACCGTCCGCTCCCTGTTGTTGCAAACCTGGCTGATATTGAGAGGTCAGTGAGCAGCAGCGGATCAGGTCAGCTGTACAGTCCTTCTGGTTTCCGGTCTTTTATTCATAGAAATGAGGATGCTACACCGGAATCTCCAAACGAAGCATGA